ATTGGGAACTTGTATGCTTGTCTGGCGGTTCCCTTGCTTATGGCGTGATCGAAGAGAATGGCTCGGAAGCATCTGATTATCTTTTCAGAGTTTGCAATGTCGGTACTGGAAATGCAGAATTGGCTGCCAATGTCACAATGCGTGATCCGGGGTGCATGAATTCGATGGGCGTTCGGGACTTGCCTGGGCAGTACCAAGAGTGGGTGCGAGGTCGTTCCGAAGACACCGCTGCAGTGTTGAAGGGATCTAGCTATATGGTGTTCAATGGCCTTGACCGTGAATCGATTGCTTACTGCACCAACCGCGCGTTCCCATACTACACTCGTCCTGGTTATACGTTGGATACTGTTTATCTCTATCGTGAAGGTACTAAGATTGACACTGTTTATGCTGCTGATACGACTAGAACATTGTATGAAAAATTGACTCCGAAAGATTTCAGAGATACGCTCCAGTTCTACGATGTTGTCGATGCAAATGGCAAGACTATTGGCGAGGATTTCTCTCTTTATCGTGAATACAAGAAGGGCGGTAAATCTTGGCTGGATTCACTTGCAAATGGATTGACTTATAAACCATCAAGCAAAAAAGTCGTGTTCTTGACGGGTGAAAAACTCCATTATCGCGAAGCAGCATCGTTCTACAAATCGCCTGCTGTTGGCTTCCGCTGCTGTGCGTATAGGAAATAGACGAGAGAACGCCGCAATGCGGCTACAGACTAGAGACGAGAGTTGTTGTTTATTGTCATTCCCGCGTAGGCGGGAATCTCCCTTTTATATAAAAACGTGAATAAAATGAATACAGAAGACTTTTTGAATGTCGCAAAGGAACTTGCCCGTAAGGCGGGCGACCTTTGCCTTGAACTCCAGAACAACCTTGGCGATGTCCGCTACAAGACTGTTAAAGACGTTGTGACTATCGCCGATGTATCTAGTGAAAAGCTCATTGTCGATGGGCTCCGTGCCGCATTCCCGACACATTCCATCCGCACCGAAGAAGCGGGCATCATCGAAGGCTCCGATCCGCGCTACCGCTGGATTATCGACCCGGTTGATGGCACGGTGAACTTTAGCCGTGGTATTCCGCTGTGGGGCATTTCGATTGCCTTGCATTTCGAAGGCAAACCGCATGTTGCTGTTGTGAACTTGCCGAAGCTTGGTGAACTCTACACAGCTGCAAAAGGCATGGGTGCGTTCATGAATGACAAACAAATTCATGTGAGCCGAGAATCGAATCCGACACATGCAATTGTTTCGAATGGCGATTTCAACGTAGGCGATGCCGCAAAAATCAATGCGCAGAATTCTCACAATTTTGCATGCGAAGCCGAAACGTTCGAACGCGTGAAGTGCTTGGGCTCTGCAGTGATTGAAGGCTGCTTTACGGCCTGCGGCCGCATCGATTGCTTTGTGATGACCATGAGCTATCCGTGGGACATCGCGGCGATTGCGCTCCTCGTCGAAGAAGCTGGCGGCAAGTCTACACACATTGACGGTACTCCCATGCAGTTCGTCGATGCCGAACAGGTCATCTTTACCAACGGCCTTCTGCACGACACTCTTGTGAAAACTTTGCAATAGGCGCTAGCCGAACCTTTACTGGATTGCGCTCCTACGAACCTAATTCAACTAAGGCTCTAAAGAGCCAAGTTTCATATATCGCGTTGCTCGGAATGACGAATAACCGTCGTCGTCCTGAACGAAGTGAAGGACCCAGTCAAGTCTTGTATAACAAAAAAACATCCCGATTCCGCGACGGAATCGGGATCTTTCATTTTCTAACAGCTTTTAGCATTGGCCAATGACTATTGACCAATGACTAATAACTGAATTACAGCGGAATATTTCCGTGCTTCTTCCAAAGCACAGCCTTCTTCTTGTTCTTCAAGTTTTCGAAGGCGGAAACAAGGCGGTCGCGAACGCTCTTCGGTTCGATGACTTCGTCGATGAATCCGTTGCCAGCGGCGATATACGGGTTCAAGTACTTTTCTTCGTATTCGGAGATGTACTGTTCGCGGAGCTTGGCCGGTTCAGCAGAAGCGGCGATTTCCTTTCTGCGGAGAATGTCGACAGCACCTTCAGCACCCATAACGGCGATCTGAGCGATCGGGAGGGCGAACACGCAGTCTGCACCGAGGTTCTTGCTGTTCATGGCGATGTAAGCACCACCGTATGCCTTGCGGAGAATGAGTGTCACGCGCGGCACTGTTGCTTCGGCGTATGCAAAGAGGAGCTTTGCACCGTGGCGGATAATGCCGTTGTGTTCCTGCTTCGTGCCCGGCATGTAACCCGGAACGTCTTCGAGCGTAAGGATAGGAATGTTGAAGCTGTCGCAGAAGCGGACAAAGCGTGCTGCCTTATCGCTAGCGTCCACGTCCAAAGAACCGGCGAGGTACTTCGGCTGGTTAGCGACAACGCCAATCACGTTACCGTCGAGGCGGATAAAGCCGATGACAACGTTCTTTGCAAATTCCGGCTGGATTTCGAGGAAGGAATCCTTGTCGGCAAAGCAGTTGAGCACGTCGCGAACATCGTAAGCGCGCTTGAAGTTGTCCGGAATGATTTCTTCGATATCGGCGGACTTGTCCACGATCGTACCGGCCTGAGCGACAGACTTGTCTGTGTTGCTCTGCGGGAGGTACTTGAGCAAGTTACGCACGCCTTCGAGGCATTCCTTGTCGTCCTTGTACACGAAGTGTGCAACACCGGACTTGGAAGAATGAACGCCTGCGCCACCGAGCTGGTCCGGGGTCACGACTTCAGCAGTCACAGCCTTCACGACAGCCGGGCCCGTGATGAACATCTGGCTCGTCTTTTCGGTCATGAAGATAAAGTCTGTAATAGCCGGGGAGTAGCAAGCACCACCTGCGCACGGTCCGAGAATCACGGAAATCTGCGGAATCACGCCGCTTGCCCAAGTGTTACGGGCGAAAATGCCACTGTAACCGTCGAGGGAGCTAACGCCTTCTTCGATACGGGCGCCACCGCCATCGTTGATGCTGATGAACGGCACCATGGAATCAAGGGCGAGGTCCATCACGTGGCAGATCTTTTTGGCGTGTGCGGAACCGAGAGAACCGCCGCTCACCGTGAAGTCCTGGGAGCAAGCGTAAACCGGGCGGCCATTGATCTTGCCATAACCTGTAACGACACCGTCACCGTAAATGCGCTTGGATTCCGGGAGTTCGATGCTCTGGGAAAGGCGCATGGCGCCGATTTCCTTGAACGTGCCCTTGTCAAAAAGGATTTCAAGGCGTTCGCGAGCAGTGAGCTTGCCCTGGGAATGCTGCTTTTCTACACGAGCGGCGCCGCCACCGGCCTGAGCCTTGGCGTTGCGTTCGCTCAACTTTTCTAAATACGATTTATCCCACATAGTATTCCTGTGTGTTTGCGCTTACTTCTGAATGCGCTTGATAAGGTTGGTAAGAACTTCGCCGGGGCCAAGTTCCTTAAATTCTGTGGCACCATCTGCAATCATGTTCTTGACCGTCTGTGTCCAGCGGACGGGGGAGGTGAGCTGAGTGAGAAGGTTTGCCTTAATTTCGTTCGGATCCGTGTGCGGCTTGGCATCTACGTTCTGGTAGACCGGGCAGACCGGAGTCGAAAATTCAGTTTCTTCGATAGCCTTTGCAAGTTCTGCACGGGCGCTTTCCATGAGCGGTGAGTGGAATGCACCACCGACCTGCAGCGGTACGACGCGCTTCACCTTACCGGTGAGGTATGCTGCGACTTGATCGATACCGGCCTTTTCGCCAGAAATAACGACCTGTCCCGGGCTGTTGAAGTTTGCCGGAACAACTGCTGCGTCCTTGACCTGTGCGCAAGCTTCTTCGACGAGTTCATCAGAACCGCCGAGAACAGCGGCCATCGTACCCGGGCGGAGTTCGCAAGCCTTCTGCATAGCTTCGGCACGCTTTGCAACGAGCTTGAGGCCTGCTTCAAAAGTGATGGCGCCCGTGGCCGTGAGTGCAGAGAATTCGCCGAGCGAGTGACCTGCGGCCATATCCGGCTTACCACCCTGGACCTTTGCCATAGCAACAGAGAGCAGGAACACTGCCGGCTGCGTGACTTTCGTCTGCTTGAGGTCTTCTGCGGTGCCATTGAACATCACGTCAGTGATGTTGAAGCCGAGAATTTCGTTTGCCTTGAGGAACATCGACTTTACGTCGGCGTTCGATTCGAATAAATCTTTGCCCATTCCTGGGAACTGAGAACCCTGACCGGGAAATACGTATGAAATCATGGCTCAAATTTAGTAAATAATATTACTGTAAATGGTATTTATATATTACAGAAAACATACTTTTTAAAAAAGTTTACAATACGCATTTTGCCCTAAACACACTAACTAATATAGGTGTGATGTGTAATTACCATTCATCCTTAAAAACTGCATTTTGTATGTTTTTTGTGAAAACTGCAATTTACGAAAGAATATTTTTCTATCTTTGCACTAAAATTTTATCAAAAGAGGATACAATATTATGGCAAACGAAGAAATCAAGAGCAAACTCAAGGCATTCTTTATGTCCGATCTCGGCGTAGACGGCGATGTCCTGAATTACGATACTCCGCTTTTCGGCGAAGAAATCGGTCTTGACTCCGTGGACTCCCTTGAAATCATCTCCTTCGTCGATGACAACTTCGGCGTTTCTATGACTGGCGTTGCTAAGGAAAACTTCCAGAGCATCGATACCATCGCCGCTTTCATCGAAAAGAACAAGGCTTAATCAAGCCTTTTTATTTGAGTATTGTTTGGAATTTCTATGACTTCTAATAATCGTCGCTGTGTTGTTTCTGGCCTTGGCGTTATCTGCGCTGTAGGCAACAATGTTGAAGAAACCTGGAAAAACGCCCTGAATTCCGTCTCCGGTATTCACAAGACCACTTCTCTCGATACCAAGAACTGCTATGCAGACTTGGCTGCCGAAGTGAACTGTGATACGCTGGACGATATCGAATGCCCGGACGAAAAAGACCGCGCCTCCAAGCTCTGCATCAAGGCTATGAAAGAAGCCCTGAACGATGCTGGTCTCGGTGACTTTGCCGATAGCAGCCGCGTAAGCGTCATTATCGGTAGCTGCGTGGGTGGAGTCCTCAGCATTGAACAGTACCACCGCCACGGTAAGAACGTCAACGAAATTCCGAAGATGCCCATTGCTGCAATCGCCTCCCAGGTGGCCGAAGCTTGCCATGCGGGCGGCATTGTCACAAACGTGGGCAACGCTTGCGCTGCCGGTACGATTTCCATTGCTCTTGCTTGCGACCTTATCCGCGCTGGCAAGGCTGATGTCGTGATCGCCGGTGGCTCCGACTCCTTTGCTTCTGTTCCGTACTCTGGCTTCCTTTCTCTCCATGCTTTGGATGAAAACGGTTGCTCTCCGTTCAACCACTGCAACGGCATCACCCTCGGTGAAGGCGCTGGCATCGTGATTGTCGAATCTCTGGAACATGCCGAAAAGCGTAACGCCAAGCGTTATTGCGAAGTTCTCGGCGCAGGCGTCACAAGCGACGCTCACCACATTACGGCTCCTCGCGAAGATGGCGTCTGCCTCCTCGAAGCGATGGACCGCGCTGTCAGGAATTCTGGCATTAAGAAGTCTGACATCGGTTACCTGAACGCTCACGGTACGGGTACGGGCAAGAACGACAATGCAGAAATCAATGCATTCCACAAGTTCTTCGACGAAGAAAATCCGACCTTGAGTGTCAGTTCGACCAAGGTAATGACGGGTCACTGCCTCGGCGCTGCCGGTGCAATCGAAGCCGTGTTCAGCATCAAGGCTCTCACGACGAATACCGTTTTGCCGACGCTCCATTACTCTGCCGAAGATTCCGAAGCCCTCAAGGCCAAGGTTGGCACGATGGACTACGTGCAGAACACCCCGCGTGCTAAGGAACTCGAATGCGTCATGAGCAACAACGTCGCTTTCGGCGGCACGAACGCAAGTATCGTGTTCAGCAAGAAACCGGGCGATGTGCAGAGCCAGGTCGCTAAGGATAAGAAGATTGCTGTGACAGGTATTGGCATTGTTAGCCCGATCGGTAACAGCAAGGAAATTTACCTTGACGCCGTCAAGAACGGTAAGCTCCCGGAATCCGCTTCCGTTTGCTCGACCGTTACGAACGACGACTACAAGGAACTCGGCATCAAGATGGCCTTCTACCGCAAGCTCGACAATCTGGGACAGCTCCAGACCGTGTCTGGCATGCGCGCCCTCAAGGATGCAAACTTTACGGTCACTGAAGATAATGCCAAGCAGATCGGTATCATCGTGGGTACCAGCGAAGGCGGCCTCGGTGCCACTTACGATTTCGAGGAACTCATTGCCGAAGCCGGTAATGCTGGCGGTAGCGCCTTCAAGTTCCCTCACACAGTTTATAATGCCGCCGGTGGCTACCTCTCGATTCTCTCTGGAATCAAGGGCTACGGCGTCACCATCACGACGGGTCCGCTCTCCGGTCTCGATAGCATCGGCTACTCCATGAACGTCATCCACGATGGTCAGGAAGATGCCATGATGGCTACGGGTACGGACGAAAACCTCCCGATCATCACCGAACTCTGCCAGAAGATGAACGTCGCCGCCGACAAGGTGGTGGAACCGTATTCCAACTCCAATGGCTTTGTGGTGGGCGATGGCTCTGTTTCTATCATCATGGAAACTGAAGAATACGCCAAGTCCCGTGGTGCAAAGGTTTACTGCTACGCCCTTGGTTACGGCAATGGCCGCAAAAACGTGAAGTTCGGCCACATCTCCGGTTCTGACGAAGCTCTTGACCTTGCTATCAAGGATGCTCTCAACGATGCTGGCGTCAGCATTGACGAAATTGACGCTGTCTGCGGTTTTGCAAACGGCTTCAAGAAGATTGACGATATCGAAAAGGGTGCATACGCACGCGTGTTTGGCGACAAGCTCGCAAGTCTCCCGCTCTTCCAGGTGAAGGAACGCGTGGGCGAAGGCCGTGCCGCTTCCGCGACACTCGCCGCTGCCGAAGCTGCTCTCATGCTCGGTGGTGAACTTGCCGAAGAAAACGCCTACTTTATCGCAAATGGCGAAGTGTCCAAGAAGAAGGTCGCAACAGCGGGCTTCAAGAAGATCTTGGTCACGTCCTTTGCTACGGGCGGTTCTTACAGCGCCGTCGTGCTCGGTAAATAATTTTTTTAAGGAGAATTTATAATGAAAGTTGCAATCGTTACTGGTTCTTCTAAGGGGATTGGCAAGGCTTGTGCCCTCCGCCTCGCTCGTGACGGCTACACGGTCGTCGTAAACTACTCCAGTTCTGATGAAGCTGCACTCCAGACGCTTGAACAAATTAAGGCCGAAGGTGGCGATGGCATGGTCTACAAGGCTAACGTCGCCGTTCTTGCCGAAGTCAAGCAGATGGTGCGCGATGTTTTCAAGGCTTATGGCCGTATCGACGTGCTCGTGAACAACGCCGGTATCGTCCGTGACGAATATCTTTTGATGATGAACCCGGATACGCTCGACAAGTGCTTTGACTTGAACGTGAAGGGCTACTTCTATTGCGCACAGCAGGTCGCTGTCAAGATGTACAAGCAGAAGTCTGGTGTTATCATCAACATGTCTTCTGTTTCTTCTAAGTTTGCTCTCGCAGGCCAGGCTGTTTATAGCGCTACGAAGGGCGCCGTGAACTCCTTTACGCAGACGCTTGCCAAGGAACTTGGTGGCTATGGCATTCGCGTGAACGCTGTCGCTCCGGGCTTTGTCGCTACAGAAATGATCGAAGCCATCCCGGAAGAAACCCGCAAGGGCTACCTCGAAAAGGTGCCTCTCAAGCGCTTTGCTTCTGCTGATGAAGTTGCAAACGTCGTTTCTGCACTTGCTTCTGACCAGTTCGCCTATGTGACTGGCCAGGTGATCGTTTTGGATGGAGGTCTTTCCCTGTGATGAACATTTACCAGATCAGCGAAAAGATTGCCCAGCGTCCGCCGTTCCAGATGATCGAAAAGGTCACGGAACTCGTTCCGAACGAATCTGCAACGGGCATCAAGAATGTCTCTGTAAACGAACCGTACTTCATGGGCCACTTCCCGGGCACCCCGATTATGCCGGGCGTCCTCATTTGCGAAGCCTGCGCCCAGCTCTGCTCTCTCGTTATCGAGAAGCCGGCCGAAGACCTTGAAAAGAACTTGTACGTTCTTTTGAAGATTGACGGTTTCAAGTTCGTGAAGCCCGTGATTCCGGGCGACCAGCTCGAAATCTCCGTCAACAAGACGAAGGGCGGTGGAGTCATCGTCGGCTTTGACTGCGTTGTCAAGGTGAACGGCAATGTCCACGCCAAGGGCTCGTTGACGTTTACGAGCATCCCCAAAGAATCTCTGGGCAAATAAATTAATTGTCCTTTGTGTCTTCCCGGCCTTGTGCCGGGATCACCTTATATACAGTTGATGATTGAGAAAGCGAAAAATATAATTGCTGATTTGTTCTGGAAGTTTGTGCTCTTCCTGGTTGTTCACGGGGTGCGCACTTACTTGTTGATTTTCTATCGCCCTAAGATGGTTTTCTTGGGAAAGTCTGTGACGTCGACGGACTTGAAGCAGCCGATGGTAATCATTGCAAACCACACGAGTATGCTCGATCCGTTGATGGTGCAGTCTTTGTTCTTCCATAAGCGCAGCATTGTTGTAGCCAAGGATCAGGTCGAAGACCCGCATTTTCATTGGGCACTTTCCCGCTTTAAGAACGTCATTCCTTGTGACCGCTTTAACCTCGATACCGAATGGGCGCTCCTTGCAAAGAAGGAACTTGAAAAGGGCAATTCCGTTATTATTTTCCCGGAAGGCAAGTGTCGTTATGATGGACTCATGAACGAGTTCAAGACGGGTTTTGCTTTCCTCGCTCGTAGCACGGGCGCTCCTGTTCTTTCTGTTGGCATTGATGGTATTTATAAGATTGGCCACCGCACGCAGATTGTGGTGGACGAACCCGAAACGATTGAACGCGTCAAGGGGATTCCGTCTTCTAAGCATCTTGCAGAACGCAGTGAATACTTCCGCCAGAAGGTTTGGAATCTCAAGCAGCGCGCTTTAGGACAGACGGGAGCTATTCTCCCTGTCGCTGCCGAAACGCCTGAAGAAATCGTCCCCGAGGAGAGCAAGTAGTGAAAATCGGCTTGTCTCTAGAGGGTGGATCTCGCCAGACCATTTTTTCGGCAGGCGTTTTGGACGCTTGGCTGGATGAAGGTGTTTATTTCCCGTATATCTCGGGAGTAAGTGCTGGTTGTCATGCGGCCATGAACTTTGTCACGCGCCAGCGTGGTCGTTTCCGCTACATTATCCAGCCGACAAAAATCCAGCAGGGTAGGGATAAGGCTCATCGCATTTTTGATGGCATCCAGAAGGAATGCCACGCGCTTCATTACAATGCGGCGTATGGCGATATGCCGTTCGATTTTCACCTGTTCTTTGGTTCGGGTGTTGAATGCGAATTTGGCCTGACTTGCTTGGAAACCGGACGTTCGGAATTTTTCCAGGAATACATGAGCGAAAAGCGCTTGCTCGATATCGTGAATGCGAGCAGTGCCCTCCCGATGCTTTTCCCGATTGCCCAGATTGACGGCAAGCATTATGCGGATGGTTGCGTGACCTCTCCGATTCCGTACCAGCGCGCTTTTGAAAAGGGCTGCGACAAGGTCGTTGTGGTCTCGACGCATTACCCTGGCGAAATTGTGACGGATTTCCGCAAGTATCGTGTGATTTTGAACCCAATGTTCAAGCGCAAGTACCCGGATTTCTTCCGTGCGCTCATGTTGCGTTACAAGCGCTACGAAAAAATGTTTGCCGAGATGGAAAAGCTTGAAAAGGCTGGCAAGATTTTGATTTTCCGCCCGGAAAAAGAAGTTTGCGACCTGTTTGCAACGGATCGTAATGAACTTGACGAATCCTACAACATGGGACTTGAATACGCCAAGCGCCGCATGGGCGACCTCAAAGCCTTCATGGAAATCTAGTAGACGCATGTCATCCTGACGCCGAAGGCGGAAAGACCTAGTCATTTCTAGTATTGAAAAGCCTGCTTTGCGCAGGCTTTTTTGCTATGTCATGCCCGCCTCCGAGCCGGGTATTTTTTTGCTGTCATCCTGGAGCGTAGCGATTGGATCCATTATTTTTTACCTTGTCACCCCGGTCTCTGTACCGGGGTCGCCATCTCGAATAACAAAAAACATTATTACGAATGTAAAACTTTCTTTACCGAATTTTGCAAAAATCATAAACTTACAAAAATGTAAGTGTTTGTGCTCTGGACCCTCGATTTTTTGCGAAAAAAAGCAATCGATAAAACTGCTGAAAAACTAACTTACAAAAATGTAAGAAATTGAAGATTTTTACTCCTTTTTCACTTTTTGGGAGCACCCTTTACTATCTTTACAACCGTTAAAACATTAACAATCTAATTCTCAACGGAGATATAAAAAATGGCAATCAAGAATGCTTACCTTCAGAAGGTTTATGACAAGGTCGTCGCCCGTGACCCGGACCAGGCCCTCTTCCACCAGGCTGTCCGCGAATTCCTCGAATCCCTCGACCCGGTCCTCGAACAGGACAAGTCTTGGGAAACTAACGGCGTGATCGACCGCCTCGTCGAACCGGAACGCGTGATCACTTTCCGCGTACCTTGGCTCGATGACAAGGGTAACGTTCAGGTCAACCGTGGCTACCGCGTGCAGTTCAACTCCGCCATCGGCCCGTACAAGGGCGGTATCCGTCTCCGTAATGAAGTGACGCTTTCCATGCTCAAGTTCCTCGGCTTCGAACAGATCTTCAAGAACAGCTTGACCACGCTCCCCATGGGCGGCGGCAAGGGCGGTTCCGACTTCGATCCTAAGGGCAAGAGCGACAACGAAGTGATGCGTTTCTGCCAGTCCTTCATGACTGAACTCTGCAAGCACGTCGGTGCCGACACGGACGTTCCGGCTGGTGACCAGGGTACTGGCGCTCGCGAAATCGGTTACATGTTCGGTCAGTACAAGCGCATCCGCAACGAATTTGTGGGCGTTCTCACGGGTAAGGGCCTCTCCTATGGTGGTTCTCTCGCTCGTACCGAAGCTACTGGTTACGGCCTCTGCTACTTCACTCGCGAAATGCTCAAGGACCTCGCTAACGACTCCTTCGAAGGCAAGACTGTCGTGATCTCTGGTTCTGGTAACGTTGCTCAGTTCGCTTGCCAGAAGGCAACGCAGCTCGGTGCTAAGGTTGTTACCGTTTCTGACTCCAACGGCTACATCTACGACCCGAACGGCATCAACCTCGACGTCGTTCTCGACCTCAAGAACAACAAGCGCGCTCGTATCAGCGAATACGCTAAGCTTGTTCCGGGTTCTGAATACCACGAAGGTTCTAAGGGCGTTTGGACGGTCAAGTGCGACATCGCTCTTCCGTGCGCAACTCAGAACGAACTCGATCTCGAAGGTGCAAAGGCTCTTATCGCTAACGGCGTGAAGGCTGTTGCTGAAGGTGCTAACATGCCGTCTACTCCGGAAGCTATCGAAGCATTCCAGAAGGCTGGCGTTCTCTTTGGACCTGCCAAGGCTGCTAACGCTGGTGGCGTTGCTACCTCCGGCCTCGAAATGTCTCAGAACTCCGAACGTCTCTCTTGGACCTTCGAAGAAGTGGACAAGAAGCTCGAAGGCATCATGAAGAGCATCTACGCCGCTGCTTCCTCTGCCGCTGTCAAGTACGGCCAGAAGGGCAACCTCGTGATGGGTGCAAACATCGCTGGCTTCCTCAAGGTTGCCGATGCCATGAAGTGGCAGGGTGCTGTGTAATTGACGCGAAAGCGTCATCCTGAGCGACCGTAGGTCGTGAAGGATCCAGTTACATTTCCAATGGCTAAAAGCCATATGCGAAAAGCATTAAAAAAGTCTCCGGTCAAAAGCCGGAGGCTTTTTTTGTTGCCTTAAATATTTACGGGTGTTTACATTACAGAAAACTGATATTTTACATACGGAAGTTGGGGTGGGGCGAAACTTCGTAAATTTTTGGACGAAATTTTTTGAGAAAATGGTGGCTGAGGAGGCTGCTTTTTTGATTTTTTCGGAACAATTTGGACCGTTTTGCAATATGAAGAAGTGTGATATTTCTCACAAATCCTTGTATTTATTGGTGTTAAGAAATAGTTGAGATTAATTTGTTTGAATGTTAAAATTTATTTTATATTAAATGGACTTTTTTAGTATTTTAAGCCTATATTCAATTATAGAGAATGTGGATACTTGCAAATTTTGACCTGTAGGTATCCATGCCAATTAACACAATTAATATTCCAAGTTGGAATACTAGAAGTTGGAGTAAATATATCATTACAAAATTCTTTCGGGGTGTTCTATTTTGAAATATTCTGCTTATTTTAGGTGTAAAATAGGATTGGGTTGACATGAGACTTTTCGATGAACATGTAGTCTTGCGCTTTGCGCTATTGTTAGCGTGT
The DNA window shown above is from Fibrobacter sp. UWB16 and carries:
- the gdhA gene encoding NADP-specific glutamate dehydrogenase; this translates as MAIKNAYLQKVYDKVVARDPDQALFHQAVREFLESLDPVLEQDKSWETNGVIDRLVEPERVITFRVPWLDDKGNVQVNRGYRVQFNSAIGPYKGGIRLRNEVTLSMLKFLGFEQIFKNSLTTLPMGGGKGGSDFDPKGKSDNEVMRFCQSFMTELCKHVGADTDVPAGDQGTGAREIGYMFGQYKRIRNEFVGVLTGKGLSYGGSLARTEATGYGLCYFTREMLKDLANDSFEGKTVVISGSGNVAQFACQKATQLGAKVVTVSDSNGYIYDPNGINLDVVLDLKNNKRARISEYAKLVPGSEYHEGSKGVWTVKCDIALPCATQNELDLEGAKALIANGVKAVAEGANMPSTPEAIEAFQKAGVLFGPAKAANAGGVATSGLEMSQNSERLSWTFEEVDKKLEGIMKSIYAAASSAAVKYGQKGNLVMGANIAGFLKVADAMKWQGAV